One segment of Acetonema longum DSM 6540 DNA contains the following:
- a CDS encoding helix-turn-helix domain-containing protein, which yields MTKSRETTQEERLEIVRECIATENNYGATALKYQVSYQQVYTWTKKYREMGNTGLQDRRGHRAGTLPSRTPEEELRDRVAQLERKNLDLEMENALLKKVKELERRRC from the coding sequence ATGACGAAAAGTAGAGAAACAACCCAGGAGGAGCGGCTGGAAATCGTAAGAGAGTGCATTGCCACGGAAAACAATTATGGTGCTACGGCGCTCAAATATCAGGTTTCTTACCAACAGGTCTACACCTGGACCAAAAAATACCGGGAGATGGGCAATACTGGATTGCAAGACCGGCGTGGACATCGTGCCGGAACGCTGCCTAGTCGGACCCCAGAAGAGGAACTGCGGGATAGAGTCGCCCAGCTAGAGCGCAAAAACTTGGATTTGGAAATGGAGAATGCCTTGCTAAAAAAAGTGAAGGAATTGGAGAGGAGGCGATGCTAG
- a CDS encoding helix-turn-helix domain-containing protein — protein MNYYYTLDDPQKGILLKQYIHDINRYRFNWHKDIEISIVLRGEIDFCIEGKTHVLKEDDLILVNSNKGHASLLREPGSIAMVLRFDPAFLKAAFEENTNLQISCISNDATRHDDQFRRLRALAAQILLALARDGFAARLAAEGAFLLLNASLLSDFPLDTHVDPTRGYGLSHQKIIQNILHFLEHNYSRKISLDEVAKISKYNRTYVSSFFRSNVGVTFYEYLNRIRLRHALHELNTTQKPLTQIALDSGFPDLKTFSTRFKVIFQKSPSQYRFSVGSENLPAVMENQRNYLPVGTGNVEQKLFEYLQVGPDTPLSLPLLDCPTRKIENQTDLDRRELTRLCRAMLQIVEN, from the coding sequence ATGAACTATTACTATACATTGGATGATCCGCAAAAAGGTATTTTACTGAAGCAATATATTCATGACATTAACCGCTATCGCTTTAACTGGCATAAAGATATTGAGATCAGCATCGTGCTGCGGGGAGAAATTGACTTTTGCATTGAGGGCAAGACCCATGTACTCAAAGAAGACGACCTGATTTTAGTCAATTCCAATAAAGGACATGCATCGCTGCTGCGAGAGCCCGGCAGCATCGCCATGGTGCTCCGCTTTGATCCGGCGTTTTTAAAAGCCGCTTTTGAAGAAAACACAAATCTGCAAATTTCCTGCATATCCAACGACGCAACCAGGCATGACGATCAATTTCGCAGGCTGCGCGCCCTCGCAGCGCAAATACTGCTTGCCTTGGCAAGAGATGGCTTCGCGGCCAGGCTGGCCGCCGAAGGGGCTTTTTTGCTGCTGAACGCTTCCCTTTTATCTGATTTTCCCTTAGATACGCATGTGGACCCCACCCGTGGCTACGGGCTCAGTCATCAAAAAATCATCCAGAACATCCTACATTTCCTGGAGCATAATTACAGTCGAAAAATCAGCTTAGATGAAGTCGCCAAAATATCCAAATACAACCGAACCTATGTATCCTCATTTTTCCGATCCAACGTAGGGGTAACTTTCTATGAATACTTAAACCGGATTCGCTTGCGGCACGCACTCCACGAACTGAATACCACCCAAAAACCGCTCACACAAATCGCCCTCGACAGCGGATTTCCCGATTTAAAAACATTTAGCACGCGCTTTAAGGTTATCTTTCAAAAGTCGCCCAGCCAATACCGCTTTTCGGTCGGCAGCGAAAACCTGCCGGCAGTTATGGAAAATCAGCGCAATTATCTGCCCGTCGGTACAGGCAATGTTGAGCAGAAACTGTTCGAATACTTGCAAGTAGGACCTGATACTCCGCTCTCCCTGCCGCTCCTTGACTGCCCTACCCGCAAAATAGAGAACCAAACCGATCTGGACCGCCGGGAATTAACCAGATTGTGCCGGGCAATGCTGCAAATCGTTGAAAATTGA
- a CDS encoding mandelate racemase/muconate lactonizing enzyme family protein yields MKIIDVKTVPVNRFLFVEIHTDEGITGIGESGAWGFLDASLEAVNSFKTYLIGQDPLRIEHHWQYMYRCFHFRGAAIMGALSAIDIALWDIAGKYFNTPVYNLLGGKCRDKARVYYHVGGTTIEEMLANLKEAKAKGFTAVGHLSPFLDEDRSAPYFETHAQKIGNAIERVRLYREAVGDEVDLCVEIHRRLRPAEAIALARGIEKYHPFFYEDPTTPDNFDSMEFIAGHTDIPIATGERFHTPQEFAQIIRRNAATYLRPDVCLCGGITGAKKIAALAEASDLMIVPHNPLSPVSTAACTQIAACIPNFALQEFPGDDRPAATERYIGHNIEHKESQFRQGEVVKKTFRVENGFLIIPETPGIGVELADNVAERFPYSRRPIQTRLHIDGSVIDQ; encoded by the coding sequence ATGAAGATCATCGATGTAAAAACTGTCCCTGTGAACCGATTTTTATTTGTCGAGATTCATACTGACGAAGGCATTACCGGCATTGGCGAATCAGGCGCCTGGGGGTTTCTGGATGCTTCGCTGGAAGCCGTCAATTCCTTCAAGACCTACTTAATCGGTCAGGACCCTTTGCGGATAGAACATCACTGGCAGTACATGTACCGCTGTTTCCATTTTCGCGGGGCAGCCATTATGGGCGCTTTGAGCGCCATTGACATTGCCCTTTGGGATATTGCCGGCAAATATTTTAACACCCCGGTGTACAACCTTTTAGGCGGCAAATGCCGCGATAAGGCAAGAGTTTATTATCATGTGGGCGGCACCACAATTGAAGAGATGCTCGCCAACTTAAAGGAGGCAAAGGCGAAAGGCTTTACGGCGGTCGGTCATTTGAGCCCGTTCCTGGACGAAGACAGGAGCGCTCCGTACTTTGAAACTCATGCGCAAAAAATTGGCAACGCCATTGAGCGGGTGCGGCTGTACCGGGAAGCTGTCGGTGACGAAGTAGATCTGTGCGTCGAAATTCATCGCCGGTTAAGGCCGGCAGAAGCGATCGCCCTGGCCCGCGGCATTGAAAAGTATCATCCGTTTTTCTACGAAGACCCCACTACGCCGGATAACTTTGATTCCATGGAGTTTATTGCCGGCCATACGGATATCCCCATCGCCACCGGGGAGCGTTTCCACACCCCGCAGGAATTTGCGCAGATTATCCGGCGAAACGCCGCTACTTATCTGCGTCCTGATGTCTGCCTGTGCGGCGGCATTACCGGCGCCAAGAAAATCGCGGCCTTGGCTGAAGCGAGTGACTTGATGATCGTGCCGCATAATCCGCTCAGTCCGGTTAGTACCGCCGCCTGCACCCAAATTGCGGCTTGCATCCCTAATTTCGCTCTGCAGGAATTCCCCGGAGATGACCGTCCGGCGGCCACGGAACGCTATATTGGACATAACATTGAGCATAAAGAGAGTCAATTCCGCCAGGGGGAAGTGGTTAAGAAGACTTTCCGGGTAGAGAACGGATTTCTGATTATTCCTGAGACTCCCGGCATTGGGGTTGAACTTGCCGATAATGTAGCGGAACGTTTCCCGTATTCACGGCGGCCGATCCAGACCCGTCTGCATATTGACGGCTCCGTAATTGATCAATAA
- a CDS encoding CitMHS family transporter produces MLALLGTVTIAMFVFLIFTKRLHVITALIAVPIVAGIIGGFGPKLGAMMFDGIKTTAPTGILIMFSVMFFCIQMDTGLFNPLILRIVSMVKNDPLKISVGTAVLTLAIALDGEGVTNFVILSLTMLPIYRRLGMNPLIFTCLASLANYLMNSSPWGGPTIRAMTVLQLGVEDLFTPLVPAIGAGMLWLVVVAYILGMKERKRLGYVKGNDLEVTQVSAAEIAAALKQDETTLRPKLMWINLALVVTVMTALVMNAMPPAVLFIIAFCATLIINYRDFGQMEERIRAHAGNALWATIVVFAAGIFTGVFQGTKMIDAMALGLVSLIPDALGPHMAVICGGISYLSTLVVSPDAFYFGVLPIVSKAAAYFGVAPVELGRAVLLGQLGYGISPLVAAPLLLCSLTKVEFFEHQRFAFIWGLSTALIMMATAVVIGVIPL; encoded by the coding sequence ATGTTGGCTTTATTAGGAACTGTGACAATCGCAATGTTTGTATTCTTGATTTTTACTAAAAGGCTGCACGTAATCACCGCTCTGATCGCCGTTCCGATCGTCGCCGGTATTATCGGGGGTTTTGGCCCTAAACTCGGCGCGATGATGTTTGACGGAATTAAAACCACCGCACCTACCGGCATTTTGATCATGTTTTCGGTCATGTTCTTTTGCATTCAAATGGATACGGGGCTGTTCAATCCTTTAATTCTGAGAATTGTATCAATGGTAAAAAACGACCCGCTGAAAATTTCCGTTGGCACTGCCGTATTGACGCTGGCTATTGCGCTGGATGGCGAGGGTGTCACCAATTTTGTGATCTTATCTTTGACGATGCTTCCTATTTACCGCAGATTAGGCATGAATCCGCTGATTTTTACCTGTTTGGCGTCACTGGCCAATTATCTGATGAATTCGTCACCCTGGGGCGGCCCTACGATAAGAGCCATGACGGTATTGCAGCTTGGCGTAGAAGACCTGTTTACCCCGTTGGTTCCTGCCATAGGCGCAGGGATGCTCTGGCTGGTTGTTGTGGCTTATATCCTGGGAATGAAAGAGCGCAAGCGGTTGGGTTATGTGAAGGGAAACGATCTTGAGGTGACTCAAGTGAGTGCGGCCGAAATAGCCGCAGCCCTAAAGCAGGATGAAACCACACTGCGGCCTAAACTCATGTGGATTAACCTGGCATTAGTCGTAACGGTCATGACGGCTTTGGTCATGAATGCCATGCCTCCCGCCGTTTTGTTTATCATCGCCTTTTGTGCAACACTGATCATCAATTATCGCGACTTTGGCCAGATGGAGGAGCGTATTCGAGCGCATGCGGGTAATGCACTGTGGGCAACTATTGTGGTTTTCGCCGCCGGCATATTTACCGGCGTTTTTCAGGGAACCAAGATGATCGACGCAATGGCTCTTGGCCTGGTTTCCCTTATTCCGGATGCGCTAGGACCGCATATGGCCGTTATCTGCGGCGGGATCAGTTATTTATCGACGCTGGTCGTAAGCCCGGATGCATTCTATTTCGGTGTGCTGCCGATTGTCAGCAAAGCTGCCGCCTACTTTGGAGTGGCGCCTGTTGAATTAGGCAGAGCCGTTCTTCTCGGACAACTCGGCTATGGCATAAGCCCTTTGGTGGCGGCGCCGCTTTTGCTATGCTCGTTAACTAAAGTCGAATTTTTTGAGCATCAGCGTTTCGCTTTTATCTGGGGGCTGTCAACCGCGCTGATTATGATGGCGACTGCGGTTGTTATAGGAGTCATCCCGCTGTAA
- a CDS encoding methyl-accepting chemotaxis protein: MITNCLHVSITAIAQGTELQANSVSFSNQIVKHISTDTERIAGKACELSEIAQDVSQKADLGKQAVEQAVEQMKQIEQESKAAQAAIEELAKDSQEISKIINLITSIAGQTNLLALNAAIEAARAGEQGKGVAVVADEVRKLAEGSSQAAQQIGVLIQRNQMSMQLVVASTQTGADGIKEGMIVVGSAGETFKGIVGAILQLTEQMKAISESLSQMMMESRTLAANIQGIDKVSEETVAESQTVSAATEEQSASMEEITASSESLAKLAGKLQEAVAGFRI, from the coding sequence TTGATCACAAATTGTCTGCATGTATCCATCACGGCGATTGCTCAGGGTACCGAGCTGCAGGCGAATTCGGTTAGTTTCAGTAACCAAATTGTAAAACATATCTCAACGGATACGGAACGGATTGCCGGTAAGGCGTGTGAACTGTCGGAAATTGCCCAGGATGTTTCGCAGAAAGCTGATTTGGGTAAACAGGCAGTAGAGCAAGCGGTTGAGCAGATGAAACAGATCGAACAGGAATCGAAGGCTGCACAGGCGGCAATTGAGGAATTAGCCAAAGATTCGCAGGAGATCAGCAAAATTATCAATCTTATCACGAGTATTGCCGGACAGACGAATTTATTGGCGCTCAATGCAGCGATTGAGGCTGCCAGGGCTGGCGAACAGGGAAAAGGGGTTGCCGTGGTGGCGGACGAAGTCAGAAAGCTGGCCGAAGGGTCCAGTCAGGCAGCGCAGCAGATTGGGGTATTAATTCAAAGGAATCAAATGAGTATGCAGCTGGTGGTCGCATCAACTCAAACGGGCGCCGACGGTATCAAAGAAGGGATGATCGTTGTCGGTTCCGCCGGGGAAACCTTTAAAGGGATTGTGGGAGCGATTCTCCAATTAACCGAGCAAATGAAAGCGATTTCAGAATCCCTCAGTCAAATGATGATGGAGAGCAGGACATTGGCGGCAAATATTCAGGGAATCGATAAGGTGAGTGAAGAAACCGTAGCCGAGTCACAGACCGTATCTGCAGCAACAGAAGAACAATCCGCATCCATGGAAGAAATCACCGCTTCCAGCGAAAGTTTAGCTAAACTAGCCGGCAAATTGCAGGAGGCGGTGGCTGGATTTCGAATATAA
- a CDS encoding MipA/OmpV family protein: MVVLLTLKHFYAGRKESQMTYFSHSFKTISRSVPAAIATFAIAISWAPAAAAQAADTDRSDAAKWGLGAGVALAQKPYRDMDRDVIALPLISYENKWISASVATLDLKLFSNEAVSWRLRVHYAGDGYEADDSPFLAGMNERKGSVWIGGAVNWKTPAANFSAELLGDASGHSNGSRARLQVNRRFPSGSFGVTPRLAVEWVDRKFVDYYYGVEASEMHMGRGFYEGTATANAEAGLRVDYSPTHRYTVFLDLRATRFGSAIKDSPLVGSASRTAVSVGYLYRF; this comes from the coding sequence TTGGTTGTTCTCTTAACACTCAAGCACTTTTACGCTGGAAGAAAGGAATCGCAAATGACGTATTTTTCCCATTCTTTCAAAACGATCAGCCGTTCTGTTCCTGCTGCGATTGCAACTTTTGCCATCGCCATTTCTTGGGCGCCGGCGGCGGCAGCACAAGCAGCCGATACGGACAGAAGCGATGCCGCAAAGTGGGGGCTTGGCGCAGGAGTCGCCTTGGCCCAGAAACCCTACCGCGACATGGACCGGGACGTGATCGCCCTGCCCTTGATTTCGTACGAGAATAAGTGGATTAGCGCGTCTGTCGCGACGCTGGACCTGAAACTTTTTTCAAATGAAGCCGTCTCTTGGCGATTGCGGGTACATTACGCCGGAGACGGCTACGAAGCGGATGACTCCCCGTTCCTCGCGGGTATGAACGAGCGCAAGGGAAGCGTGTGGATCGGCGGTGCAGTCAACTGGAAGACCCCTGCCGCCAACTTTTCGGCCGAGCTTCTCGGCGACGCCTCGGGCCATAGTAACGGTTCTCGCGCCAGGCTGCAAGTAAACCGACGCTTCCCGTCCGGCTCCTTTGGCGTCACGCCGCGGTTGGCGGTCGAATGGGTTGATCGCAAATTCGTTGATTACTACTACGGTGTGGAGGCATCGGAAATGCATATGGGCCGCGGCTTCTATGAAGGTACGGCCACCGCTAATGCCGAGGCGGGCCTGCGTGTAGACTACAGCCCGACACATCGCTATACCGTGTTCCTTGATTTGCGTGCCACCCGGTTCGGCAGCGCTATCAAGGACAGTCCGCTGGTCGGTTCGGCAAGCCGAACCGCAGTGAGCGTCGGCTATCTCTACCGTTTTTGA